The DNA segment GGGCGAAGATACCATTTCGGTTACCGGCAATGTGCTGCGCGACTATCTTACCGATCTTTTTCCCATCCTCGAACTGGGCACCAGCGCCAAGATGCTCTCCATCGTGCCGCTGATGAACGGCGGCGGGATGTTTGAGACCGGGGCCGGAGGATCTGCGCCCAAGCATGTTCAGCAGTTTTTAAAGGAAGGGCATCTGCGGTGGGATTCCCTGGGCGAGTTCTGCGCGCTCGTCCCGTCGTTTGAGCATCTGTACGCGACATTCGGCAATGAAAAGGCAAAGGTGTTTGCCGAGACCCTTGATCAGGCCATCGGCACGTTTCTGGAGAATGAAAAATCCCCCGGGCGCAAGGTGGGGGAGTTGGATACCCGGGGAAGTCATTTTTACCTGGCCCTATACTGGGCGCAGGCCTTGGCGGCACAGGAGACCGACAAGGGAATCAAGGCGCGTTTTGCCGGAGTTGCGAAAGAGCTTTCAGGCAATGAAGCCAAGATCATTGAAGAACTGAATTCCGCCCAGGGCCGACCGGTGGATATCGGCGGCTATTATCGCCCTGACCCGGACAAGACCTTCCGGGCCATGCGACCAAGCGCTACCTTCAATGCCATCATCGATGGCATCTGAACGGCATATCTTTCCAAGCAAAACACAGACTGATAGAAATAAAAAAACAGCGGCCGGGGCATATGCCCCGGTCGCTGTTTTTTTATAAAGGGAACGGAAATGAATTCCGTCCCCAAGGTAATATGGGCAGTGCCCGGGGCTATTCCACTTTTATTGTTGCGTTTACTTCTATGCTCCAATCATCAGACCCCCAGGTGTAAGAATCGTCTGCCGTACCGCATTTCTCGAAAGCAGTCTCAGATTCGCGGTAGTACCTCAAGGTCTTAGTGGCAGTGGATTGGCTAACGGTAAATTTAAATTCTTGAGTGGTTCTATCTTCGACAAATCTATTTGGGCGATCAGATGTGCCATCAAACGAAGCAGGGCAGTCATTGCACGCCTGATCATAAAAAATCATTTCTGCATCTTCCCCGGCCCCGTCCATTTCACGCACAAAGCCTCCCAGTTCAAACTGATCGTTCTCGTGAGCGATAAACGAAATGGATTTGTTTAACGATTGATTGTAAGGAGGCGTAACAGGCTTAACGCTTCCTCCTGAGCCTGAGGTTGAAAGGCTCCAAAAAAAGATTGCAAGCGGATGAATCCGGACCCCCAGCATCCATGAAAGCTCAATCGGATTTAAAGGTTTCCCAAAGAATCCCAGATCGCAGTTACCATGCGTGTTCTGGTTCTTTCCGCCAAATTTAATGGTATCGTAGGTAACAGTGATTTTTCGGTCCCAGTAAAGGGGATCTCTACATCCTCCAAAATGTAAATAGCTTGGATTCCCACAACGTGTCAGCTCAGCTCCATCCCACGTGTCGTCGTCATCGGTGTCTTGCTTAGTCGGATCGGTTTTGTGAACAAACTCCTGGTAATCACTCAAACCATCCAGGTCTTTATCCCCCTCATTTACCAATGGATCTGTTTTGTTTAGAAATATATAATGGGCTTGATCATACCTTCCTTCATTTACGACTACCTCCCATCCATTCACTTCAATGCCGTCTGAAAGTTGGTCACCGTCGGTGTCAGCATCATTTATTTCCGTGCCATGAGACGTGGCAGGCGCCACGGGCACAAAGCAGTTGGGATTATTCCCGTTGGTACATATATTCGAAAATTCAATCCACGCCTGGTCGCTTTCATCAAAAGCATATTCATCGAAATCCAACAACGTGTCGCCGTCTGTATCGACGGACATTGGATTGCTCTTGAGCTTATGCTCCAGAAGATCGGGTAAGCCGTCATCATCACTGTCCGGTACGTTGGGATCGGAAGTGAAATGAACCGAATTATCGTTCACTGTTGCAGTGTACCCGGCGGTTTCCGTGGCATCGGACAGGCCGTCCTGGTCGGTATCGGTGTACAGGGCAATGTCGGCAGGATCATTTGGACTGCCAAGACCGATATCCCATTCACCATAGTCTGAAACGCTGTCGCCGTCCGTATCTCCATCCAGCGGGTCTGTAGCAAAACTGCTGCCCAAAACACAGGGCATGGCAGTATGCTCAACACCGACATAGTCGTCGCCGCCCGGGCTGCTGTTAATCACACCATCAGGGCCGGCAGATATAATGACTGTGCCGGGATCTATCGTGCCGGTAACAACGGCAACATCGTCACCCGTTACCGTAGTATCAATGGTTCCGTTGCCGCCATCCAGAATAACTATTCCGGAATATGGTTTGAAGATGCCATAACCATGGATTTCCTCATAGTCATTTAACCCGTCCTGATCGCTGTCGATTCTGTTGGGGTCGAGTCCGCAGGCTTTTTCATCATCATCGGAAATAGCATCGCCATCGGAATCCTGGCTGTATCCGCGGGATTTGACTTCGTAACCGAGCTGACCTGCAAGGGTGACCGTCCATCCCTCACGGACCTCTTCAAAGTCGCTGAGGCCGTCACCGTCTGTGTCGGG comes from the Pseudomonadota bacterium genome and includes:
- a CDS encoding NADP-dependent isocitrate dehydrogenase, which codes for GEDTISVTGNVLRDYLTDLFPILELGTSAKMLSIVPLMNGGGMFETGAGGSAPKHVQQFLKEGHLRWDSLGEFCALVPSFEHLYATFGNEKAKVFAETLDQAIGTFLENEKSPGRKVGELDTRGSHFYLALYWAQALAAQETDKGIKARFAGVAKELSGNEAKIIEELNSAQGRPVDIGGYYRPDPDKTFRAMRPSATFNAIIDGI